The Bacteroidia bacterium genomic interval GAGGTTCAAAAGAAATTCGGGAAAAAGATAATTTTCACCAATGGTTGCTTTGACATTTTACACAGAGGACATATAGAATACTTATTTGCTGCCAGACAGCTTGGTGATTTCTTAGTGTTGGGCATCAATTCCGACAACTCTATACGAAGATTAGGCAAATCCCCATCCAGACCTTTACAAGACGAACAAGGGCGAGCGCTTGCCATTGCTTCTCTTTACTTTGTTGACATGGTAATCATTTTTGATGAGGATACTCCGTTGCATCTGATCAGCAACATACTCCCCAATATTTTAGTCAAAGGTGCGGATTACAAACCGGAAGACATTGTGGGTTACAAGGAAGTAACAGAAAATGGCGGCAGTGTTATTACCATTCCATTTATTGAAGGGTATTCAACTACTGCAATAGAACAAAAAATTCTCAGAGAAAATATCCAAAGGTGAGACTGCATTACACAACCTTTTTATTGCTCCTATTCTATTCACTTTTCTTGCCTGCCCAACCGGCAAAAGTTGACTCATCCGCGGTCTTTGTTGTTCAGAATATCTTTATGCTGGGGAACAAAAAAACGAATGAGAGCATTATTCTGAGAGAACTGACTTTCAAAAAAGGCGACAACCTCCCCTTTTACGCTCTCTCTACACATTTTGAGAAAAGCGAAAATCAACTGCTTAACACCGATTTGTTTAATGCAGTAGATGTTTTCAATGACTCTAATCAAAATGTGTATGTGATAGTAAAAGAAGACTGGTACATTTACCCCATCCCCATTTTGCAGATAGCAGACCGAAACTTCAACCAATGGTGGCTCACCAAAGACTTCTCAAGACTCAATTACGGCATACGCTTGGATTGGTATAACTTCTCAGGCAAAGCAGACAAACTGAAACTGTTGCTTAATCTTGGCTACACAAAACAAGTCGGATTATCTTATGAAGTGCCTTTCATAGACAAAAACAAACATTGGGGAATTGGTGCTGCGGGAGTATTCTCAACAAATAGAGAAGTATGGGCATATCCCAACAATGACAAGTTAGTATTCTTTTCTGACCAAAATAATTTTTTAATTAAACGGAAATCTCTTGGAATTAACACAACATACAGAAAGGGGTATTTTGACAAACACAATATTGGAATCAGCTTTTTAGATGTTCAAATAGCAGACACAGTCGCCTCTGCAGAAGTAAACTCAAATTATCTCTTTGGCGGACATAACAAACAACAAACAATCAATATTGCTTATTCATATACTTATGACAAACGAGACATCAGAGGATATCCTTTAAAAGGCTATTTCATAAAAACAATTGCCGAACTTGATTTATATAATCCCAACAAGGGGTTTAGCGGATTCAATACCGAATTAACAGCCATTGCAAACATTTACATACCTATTGCAAAAAACATTTACGCTAATTCAGGAATCACAACTTCCACTTCACGATTAGACAAAGCACCCTATATTTATACTCCTTCCTTAGGTTATGCAAACACTTTTGTGAGAGGATATGAATATTATGTTGTTGACGGTAAAGATTATTTTCTCTGGAGATCAAACCTAAAGTACGCTTTGGTAAACAATAAAAAATACTACTCACGCACCTTACCACACGCTTTCAGTACCGTTTCTTTTTCATGTATGGCAGGTATTTTCTATGACTTGGGGTTTATGCATAGTCCTTATGTGTATGCAAACAACCGTCTGCCTAATACCTTGCTGCATGGGTTTGGTGCAGGCATAGACTTGATTTTCTTTTATGACCGTGTGCTCCGTTTAGAATTCACACAAAATGGTCTTAAAGAACATGGTTTTTATTTAAGTTTTTATGCCCCTTTATAAGCAGACACACGCTACTTTATAAACACTATTTTCTCCTCTATCTTTGCCGCATGAACTATTTATCCGTAGAAAACCTAAGCCGCAGATTTGGAGA includes:
- the rfaE2 gene encoding D-glycero-beta-D-manno-heptose 1-phosphate adenylyltransferase, which gives rise to MRNPNHKIVKLEDGLRILEVQKKFGKKIIFTNGCFDILHRGHIEYLFAARQLGDFLVLGINSDNSIRRLGKSPSRPLQDEQGRALAIASLYFVDMVIIFDEDTPLHLISNILPNILVKGADYKPEDIVGYKEVTENGGSVITIPFIEGYSTTAIEQKILRENIQR
- a CDS encoding BamA/TamA family outer membrane protein; protein product: MLGNKKTNESIILRELTFKKGDNLPFYALSTHFEKSENQLLNTDLFNAVDVFNDSNQNVYVIVKEDWYIYPIPILQIADRNFNQWWLTKDFSRLNYGIRLDWYNFSGKADKLKLLLNLGYTKQVGLSYEVPFIDKNKHWGIGAAGVFSTNREVWAYPNNDKLVFFSDQNNFLIKRKSLGINTTYRKGYFDKHNIGISFLDVQIADTVASAEVNSNYLFGGHNKQQTINIAYSYTYDKRDIRGYPLKGYFIKTIAELDLYNPNKGFSGFNTELTAIANIYIPIAKNIYANSGITTSTSRLDKAPYIYTPSLGYANTFVRGYEYYVVDGKDYFLWRSNLKYALVNNKKYYSRTLPHAFSTVSFSCMAGIFYDLGFMHSPYVYANNRLPNTLLHGFGAGIDLIFFYDRVLRLEFTQNGLKEHGFYLSFYAPL